In Ignavibacteria bacterium, the genomic stretch TATTTCCTTCACAGGATTACTTTTCTGGGATAGAAGGACTATCATTGATACGGCAGTTAAAAAGACAGTTGAAAAAATAGAATCAGAGGGACCAACTAAAAACATTATCGATGCACTTCGAGAATTAGCAAAAGAAGACAAAAAAGTCGTCGCTATATTGAAGAATTTTAATTTATTGTAGTCCTTCTGCTAAAATTTCATTTGGGAGAATCTATCAATTAGAATATTTTAAAAAGATTCAAAAGAATTGATGTATGAGTCTGCCCTAAAAAGGTCATCTGTTAGCTAACGGATATAAATTCGTCTCACATTTTAGAAGAAATTCGAAACATATTACATTTAAGATACTTTTTAGATCGACTCATATTTAAATATTATTCCCACAGAATATTTTTTGTAAAACTTGTTTACTAAAACAACCAACTTTCACAATCGTTAAACTTGCGGTGCTGTGTTCAGCACTCCGCAATTGAAATCAATCAATCAATTTTTCACTAGTTTTCTCAACACTCTCATATTCCTCACATCTTCAAGCATTTCCGGACCTTTAGGCGTCTCAAGAATTTTTGGAATTTTCTCAAATCGTTTGTCATTCATTAGAAGTCTGAAACCATTCAATCCAATAAATCCTTTCCCTATATGTTCATGTCTATCTAAACGTGAGCCAAGCTCTTTCTTAGAATCATTTACGTGAAATGCTTTTAAATATTTCAGCCCAATGATTTTTCGAAATTCCGAAAAAGTTTTTTCATATGATTCCTCTGTTCGAATATCATATCCACCTGCAAAAATGTGGCATGTGTCAATGCACACAGCGAGTCTTTTTTTATTTTCAACTTTATCGATAATTTCACGAAGTTGTTCAAACCTGTAGCCGATGTTTGTCCCTTGCCCAGCGGTAGTTTCTATCATCGATTTGACTTTGAAATTTGGCGTTTTTTCGTGGACTATATTTAATGATTCGGCAATTATTTTTATTCCATCTTTTTCACCTTGTCCGAGGTGTGCACCAGGATGAAAATTTAAGCAGGAAATCCCCAATAATTCACATCTTTTTAACTCATCAATGAAAGAGATTCGGGATTTCTGCAGTAATTCCTGATCCTTTGCACATAGATTAATTAAATAAGAATCGTGAGCAATAACTGGGGCTATTTTTGATAATTTGAGTTTATTTTTATAATTTCGAACCGCTTCTTCAGTTAGAGGAGCGGCTTTCCATTGGTTGTTGTTCTTGGTGAATATTTGGATTGTATTGCATTTGATCTTCACTGCTCGGTCGATTGCAGTATCAACTCCACCGGCAATTGATGTGTGTGCACCTAAAAGAATTTTCATATTGGATCGTTGGTTATAAAATTTTATGCGGAAATTAAATAAATTATCGAAGAAACGAAAAAAGCTTGTTATCGGTTTGATGTCCGGCACTTCTTTGGATGGAGTTGATGCGAGTCTTGTTGAGATTAAAAATTTCGGAGTTAAAACTAAATTCAAAGAGCTTTACTTCAATTCATATCCTTATCCCCAAAAACTGAGAGATGTAATTCTTGAAAACTCTCTACCCGGAAAAGGGACAGTCAATCAAATTTGTGAACTGAACATACTTCTCGGAAAGATGTATGCAAAAGCTGTGGAGAACATCTGCCGCGAGTACGGAATCAGTGTTTCGGACATTGACCTTATTGGTTCGCACGGACAAACGATACATCATCTTCCAAAATCAAAACGAATGTTTGGAAATGATATCAGAGCGACACTTCAAATAGGCGATCCGACGGTCATTGCTAAATTAACTGGCATAGTTACTGTCGGTGATTTCAGAACCGGTGACATGGCTCTTGATGGACAAGGGGCGCCGCTAGTTCCCTACTTTGATTACATCAGTTTCAGATCTAACCGAACGAACAGAGCTTTACTTAATATCGGCGGAATTGCAAACATCACGCTTCTAAAGAAAAAATGTAAGTTGGATGATGTGATAGCTTTTGATACCGGTCCTGGAAATATGATGATCGACTATCTCATGAAGAAACTTTTCAACAGGAAATTTGATAAAGACGGTTCAACTGCATCCAGGGGAGAGGTGAATAAAAAATTATTTGAAAAGTTAATTCGATTGGACAAATTTCTTGATGCTGAACCTCCGAAATCGACAGGGAGAGAATATTACAATCAGGACTTCATTGATAAAGCAATTAATGGATTTTCGGATTTTAAGAAAGTCGATATCGTAAGAACATTTTCAGAGTTCACTTCTTATGCTGTATTTTACAACTACCAAAAATTTTTACGTCCAGAATGTGAAATTGCTGAGCTGCTAGTTTCCGGCGGTGGAGCAAAGAATAAATATTTTGTGACAAGTCTTCAAAATTATTTTGGTAACAGAGTAAGGGTGAAAACTATCGACGGTAAAATCATGTCATCCGATTCCAAGGAAGCAATTTGCTTTGCTATTCTTGCAAACGAAAATATCTCCGAAAATCCAGCAAACATTCCAAGAGTCACGGGTGCATCTACTCCGACAGTGCTTGGTAAAATTTGTTTATGAAAAAAGTTTTGATTACAGGTGCATCAGGTTATTTGGGGATGCATCTCTGCCGGCAGCTCAGCGGATTGAATATTAAGAGCGTTGGATTATTCAAAACTGAAAAACCGGACATCAAAAATATCGAGAATGTTCAATTCGATATCGCTGATTATTCCGAGCTTAAACAACTTTTTGAAAAGTATAAGTTCGATCTGGTCTATCATTTGGCTGCAGTTACTCCGGTCAGCAGTATTGAAACTTCGGAGAGCTACATTCGGAAAATCAATGTCGAAGCGACTGAGAATATTTGCAATCTAGCAAATCAGCATCATTCATTTCTTGTTTTCACTTCATCAGATTTAGTTTATGCTGAAGGGGACGATTTGAAAGAAGATTCTCCACTTAATCCGCTGACTATTTATTCACGAACAAAAATTGAAGCCGAGGAAATCATAAGAAAGCTCTCGCATCAATTCGTTATTTTAAGGACTGCTTTGATGTTTGGATTTACCATCTCAGCTCGTCGATCGTTTTTTGATACATCTTATGAAATGCTCAAGCGGGGAGAAAGGGTAAAAGCATTTTCGGATCAATATCGGAGTACTCTTTTTGTAGAAGATGCTGCAAGGTTTTTAACACGGCTTCCATCAATTACTACGAGCAACGAGATCATAAACTTTTGTGGTTTTGAAAAACTATCGCGTTACGAAATGGTAAAACAGCTGGCTGAAGTTTTTGAATTTGATTCTAATTTAGTTTTGCCTTCCAGCTGTGAGGAATTTACCGATTATCCAATGGTGAAAAATATTGGACTGAGTTTTGAAAAGATGAAAAAGCTTGGTTTCATACCGAAGAATTATTTAGAAAATCTTCGGTTAATGAAAAAAAGAATGGAACACTGATTTAACGGATTAGACTAATTATCACGGATTAACTTTTAAGTTTCTCAAGTCCTTGTTTGAGTATCTTGTTAACAATATCCGGATTTGCTTTCCCCTTTGTCCGTTTCATGACTTCGCCTACAAAAAATCCGAATACTTTTTCTTTTCCGCTCAAGTACTGCTGAACTTGCGATTGGTTAGCGGCTAACACATCATCGATAATTTTCTCGATGGAGGAAATATCGGAAACCTGCATCCAATTTTTCTCTTCAACAATAATTGAAGGGCTTCTTGGATTAGTAAGAATTTCAGTGAACACATCTTTTGCAATTTTATTACTGATGGTACCCGCATTGACTAGATGAATCAGCTCACTTAACCATTCGGGTTTTACTGGTAATTGACGAATACTTATCTTTTTTTCATTAATAACTTTAAGGACTTCTGTCATAATCCAGTTGCTCACCGACTTGAAATCATTGGTAAGTTTAGCAGATTCTTCAAAATAATCGGCGAGTTCTTTTTCTGATGTCAATATTTCAGCATCGTATTTTGGCAATCCATACTGTGATTGGAATCTTTGCATGCGAATGTCTGGCAGCTCCGGAAGACGGTTTTTGATTTCATCTTTCCATTCCTCGCTTACGGCAATAATGGGAAGGTCCGGTTCGGGAAAATATCTGTAATCGTGACTCTCTTCTTTGCTTCGCATCGGCTCGATCGTTTGCTTTTCCGCATTCCACAATAAAGTCTGCTGTATGACTTTTTTCCCAGATTCAAGAATGTCTTTCTGCCTTTCAATCTCGTAAGTCAGTGCTTTCTCAACATTCTTTATCGAGTTCATATTTTTTACTTCGGTTTTTACGCCGAGCGAAGTCGAACCTTTTGGGCGGATAGAGATGTTCGCATCGCAGCGGAGACTTCCTTCTTCCATATTGCCGTCGCAAATTCCGAGATAGCGGACAATTTGACGGATTTGTGAAATATACGAAGCTGCTTCTTTGGGTGATCTCAAATCGGGCTCACTAACTATTTCAATCAAAGGCACTCCGCACCGATTTACATCGATTAACGTTGAATCGCTTTGATCGTGAATAGATTTACCAGCATCTTCTTCAAGGTGAATTCTGGTGATTCCAATTTTTCTTGTTGCATTTCCATCTGAATCTATCAATAAGAATCCATCATAACAGATCGGATGCTCGAACTGCGAGATTTGGTATCCTTTAGGTAAATCGGGATAGAAATAATTCTTTCTTGCGAACATTGATCTTTCGGAAATCTTGCAGTTCGCTGCTAACCCCATTTTAATTGCAAACTCGACAGCTTTCTTATTCAAGACGGGCAAAACTCCTGGATGACCGAGGCAAACTGGACAAACATTTGTATTCGGTTCAGCACCGAATCTTGTTGAACAACCGCAAAATAATTTTGATTCGGTCGAAAGCTGTGCGTGTATCTCTAAACCAATAACTGCTTCGTAACTCTGATTCATGGGCAAATATAATAAAGAATTGATAATTCAGTAAGCGGTAGTATGAATGTAAGAAGAAGTTTGATCTTGATAAGAACATCCTTTCGCTGAAGAAAGAAATGTAATAACGAGTTATAGTCAATGAATTCCATTCTTTCCATTATTCTTATTCCCTATTTAATAACTAAGGATCATTTAAAATATAAGTTAATTAATAATCTGCAACAATTGGCATTGGGGAATTAATTTTACCTCATGCTGATCTACTATCTTTAGGCTCGGACAATAACTTTACTTTAGCGGCACAAATATTAATGGAAAGACCAGCAGGTAACCGGAATTATTTATTTACAACCTTCCTGGGAATCTGATTTCTAAAATATTATCTTGCAGTATATTTAAACACTATTCTGAAAATGATTGAATTAGCTTTTAATGTATTCACTATTTTAAATCTCTCAATTCTATCGACAATCCTATATTTCCAAAAATCAAACAGCATAACCAATAAAATTTTAGCTGTGATTATTTTTATTCCGGCTATTAATTTTATTAACAATGTATTCATCCTACAAGGATGGATTTATGAATTTCCCCATACACTATTCTTTTCATTCGCTACCGCACAACTCTACGCACCCGCTGTATACATTTATGTTAATTTATTTATTGGAAAAAATTATAAGAGGGCAAATCCACTTTACGCTCTGACTTTATTTATAATAATTTTAGATTTATTCTTCTGGTGGGATTTTTTGCAGTTACCAAACTCTGAGAAAGTTGTCTATTTAGAAGGGCTTACTACAAATAATTATCCTTGGCAGATGAATGCTATAAATGGATTGTTTGTAATTGCTGAGTTCGCATACTTTCTTGCCGCCATTATGAACGTTAATCGCTATTCTAAAATTGCTAAAGAGTATTATTCAGATGAGGATCATATTAAATTACGTTATATATGGAAATTTATTCTCTTGATATTCTCTTTAAATGCTGCACTGACATTAATTTATATTTTATTACCAACTCCGAATGTTGAATATGTCTTTATTCCACTCTTTATAAACTTTATCTACCTATACATACTATTTAATGCTTTTCGTCATGCCGCTATTTTTTCATTTGATGAATTTAATATGTTCGTTACAACAATTCAGCCGATAGCACTTGTTAAAGAAAATATTCCCAATAAAGAAAAATTATTGAAATCAAACTATCATATTAATCAAGAACTTGGGGATCATCTT encodes the following:
- a CDS encoding deoxyribonuclease IV — protein: MKILLGAHTSIAGGVDTAIDRAVKIKCNTIQIFTKNNNQWKAAPLTEEAVRNYKNKLKLSKIAPVIAHDSYLINLCAKDQELLQKSRISFIDELKRCELLGISCLNFHPGAHLGQGEKDGIKIIAESLNIVHEKTPNFKVKSMIETTAGQGTNIGYRFEQLREIIDKVENKKRLAVCIDTCHIFAGGYDIRTEESYEKTFSEFRKIIGLKYLKAFHVNDSKKELGSRLDRHEHIGKGFIGLNGFRLLMNDKRFEKIPKILETPKGPEMLEDVRNMRVLRKLVKN
- a CDS encoding anhydro-N-acetylmuramic acid kinase translates to MRKLNKLSKKRKKLVIGLMSGTSLDGVDASLVEIKNFGVKTKFKELYFNSYPYPQKLRDVILENSLPGKGTVNQICELNILLGKMYAKAVENICREYGISVSDIDLIGSHGQTIHHLPKSKRMFGNDIRATLQIGDPTVIAKLTGIVTVGDFRTGDMALDGQGAPLVPYFDYISFRSNRTNRALLNIGGIANITLLKKKCKLDDVIAFDTGPGNMMIDYLMKKLFNRKFDKDGSTASRGEVNKKLFEKLIRLDKFLDAEPPKSTGREYYNQDFIDKAINGFSDFKKVDIVRTFSEFTSYAVFYNYQKFLRPECEIAELLVSGGGAKNKYFVTSLQNYFGNRVRVKTIDGKIMSSDSKEAICFAILANENISENPANIPRVTGASTPTVLGKICL
- a CDS encoding sugar nucleotide-binding protein translates to MKKVLITGASGYLGMHLCRQLSGLNIKSVGLFKTEKPDIKNIENVQFDIADYSELKQLFEKYKFDLVYHLAAVTPVSSIETSESYIRKINVEATENICNLANQHHSFLVFTSSDLVYAEGDDLKEDSPLNPLTIYSRTKIEAEEIIRKLSHQFVILRTALMFGFTISARRSFFDTSYEMLKRGERVKAFSDQYRSTLFVEDAARFLTRLPSITTSNEIINFCGFEKLSRYEMVKQLAEVFEFDSNLVLPSSCEEFTDYPMVKNIGLSFEKMKKLGFIPKNYLENLRLMKKRMEH
- the gatB gene encoding Asp-tRNA(Asn)/Glu-tRNA(Gln) amidotransferase subunit GatB is translated as MNQSYEAVIGLEIHAQLSTESKLFCGCSTRFGAEPNTNVCPVCLGHPGVLPVLNKKAVEFAIKMGLAANCKISERSMFARKNYFYPDLPKGYQISQFEHPICYDGFLLIDSDGNATRKIGITRIHLEEDAGKSIHDQSDSTLIDVNRCGVPLIEIVSEPDLRSPKEAASYISQIRQIVRYLGICDGNMEEGSLRCDANISIRPKGSTSLGVKTEVKNMNSIKNVEKALTYEIERQKDILESGKKVIQQTLLWNAEKQTIEPMRSKEESHDYRYFPEPDLPIIAVSEEWKDEIKNRLPELPDIRMQRFQSQYGLPKYDAEILTSEKELADYFEESAKLTNDFKSVSNWIMTEVLKVINEKKISIRQLPVKPEWLSELIHLVNAGTISNKIAKDVFTEILTNPRSPSIIVEEKNWMQVSDISSIEKIIDDVLAANQSQVQQYLSGKEKVFGFFVGEVMKRTKGKANPDIVNKILKQGLEKLKS
- a CDS encoding helix-turn-helix domain-containing protein, translated to MIELAFNVFTILNLSILSTILYFQKSNSITNKILAVIIFIPAINFINNVFILQGWIYEFPHTLFFSFATAQLYAPAVYIYVNLFIGKNYKRANPLYALTLFIIILDLFFWWDFLQLPNSEKVVYLEGLTTNNYPWQMNAINGLFVIAEFAYFLAAIMNVNRYSKIAKEYYSDEDHIKLRYIWKFILLIFSLNAALTLIYILLPTPNVEYVFIPLFINFIYLYILFNAFRHAAIFSFDEFNMFVTTIQPIALVKENIPNKEKLLKSNYHINQELGDHLCEKIQNYFIEKKPYLDSNFHIDNLAHDLKVGKHHLSYVINSRFKKSFFELINSYRIEEAKIKLKEISRSHSVDSIGYEVGFNTKSAFYRAFKKFTNQTPAQYAKN